In Myotis daubentonii chromosome 10, mMyoDau2.1, whole genome shotgun sequence, one genomic interval encodes:
- the PAX4 gene encoding paired box protein Pax-4: protein MWFVDASFSCPGISSVNQLGGLFVNGRPLPLDTRQQIVHLAVSGMRPCDISRSLKVSNGCVSKILRRYYRTGVLEPKGIGGSKPRLATPAVVARIAQLKGECPALFAWEIQRQLCAEGLCTQDKTPSVSSINRVLRTLQEDHRLPWAQLRSPAVLAPVPRTPHSGSEAPRGPHRNRTIFSPGQAEALEKEFQRGQYPDSVARGKLAASTSLPEDTVRVWFSNRRAKWRRQEKLKWEMQLPGASQGLAVPSASPGIVSAQQSLGSVTTVALPVPESLGPSCYQLCWGTAPDRCVSDTSPQACLKPCWGYLPPTAEPPAFSTVRPSLPFLPLPLPPPVLVPLTPCSGLAPQYCKACDEGGGPECKGDAVQRV from the exons aTGTGGTTTGTGGATGCCTCCTTCTCATGCCCAGGGATCAGCAGTGTGAATCAGCTGGGGGGCCTCTTTGTGAACGGCCGGCCCCTGCCCCTGGACACCCGACAGCAGATCGTGCACCTGGCAGTGAGTGGGATGCGGCCCTGTGACATCTCACGGAGCCTTAAG GTATCTAATGGCTGTGTGAGCAAGATCCTACGGCGTTACTACCGTACAGGTGTCTTGGAGCCCAAGGGAATTGGTGGTAGCAAGCCACGCCTGGCCACACCCGCTGTGGTGGCTCGAATTGCCCAGCTGAAGGGTGAGTGCCCGGCCCTCTTTGCCTGGGAGATCCAACGCCAGCTCTGTGCTGAAGGGCTTTGCACCCAGGACAAGACTCCCAGT GTCTCCTCTATCAACCGAGTCCTGAGGACACTACAGGAGGACCACAGACTGCCCTGGGCACAGCTCAGATCACCAG CTGTTTTGGCTCCAGTTCCTCGCACTCCCCATAGTGGCTCTGAGGCTCCTCGAGGTCCCCACCGGAATCGGACTATCTTCTCCCCAGGACAAGCTGAGGCGCTGGAGAAAG AGTTCCAGCGTGGGCAGTATCCTGATTCAGTGGCCCGTGGAAAGCTGGCTGCTTCTACCTCTCTGCCCGAGGACACGGTGAGG GTCTGGTTTTCCAACCGACGAGCCAAATGGCGCCGACAAGAGAAGCTCAAGTGGGAAATGCAGCTTCCAG GTGCTTCTCAGGGACTGGCTGTACCGAGTGCTTCCCCAGGGATCGTCTCTGCACAG CAGTCCCTTGGCAGTGTGACCACAGTGGCCCTGCCTGTTCCAGAATCCCTGGGTCCCTCCTGCTATCAGCTGTGCTGGGGGACAGCACCAGACAGGTGCGTGAGTGACACCTCACCCCAAGCCTGTCTCAAGCCCTGCTGGG GCTACCTGCCCCCCACAGCTGAGCCCCCTGCATTCAGTACTGTCCGGCCATCCTTGCCTTTCCTTCCACTGCCCCTGCCGCCACCAGTCTTGGTGCCCCTCACGCCTTGCTCTGGTTTGGCTCCCCAGTACTGCAAGGCCTgcgatgagggaggagggccagaATGCAAAGGAGATGCGGTGCAGAGGGTCTGA